One Archangium violaceum genomic window, AGCTCGTCTCCGAGGCCTTCAGCGACAAGGATGCCCGGTTCCGGGACCGGGACGTGCGGGTGGTGGACGTGGTGCCCACGGCGGATCCGGAGCGGGCCTGGGTGCATGTGCGGGTGTCCTCGCTCGTGGGCGACCTGAGCGAGGTGTACGGGGTGGACCACCAGGGCCACATCCAGCAGCTCCTGGACCCCGCCCAGCAGGAGCTGGAGCTCGCGCCCTCCGAGGGCCATGAGCGGCTCTGGGTCGTGTTCGGCGTCAACAAGCAGCTGCGCGTCTTCGATACCGCGGGCGCCGAGGTGGGCCGGGTGGACCCCTCCGCGCTCGCGGGAGTCACCGTGCGCGATGTGATGCCCGTGGGGGATGGTCAGCAGGGATGGCTCGTGCTGAACCAGAGCCTCTATCAGGTGGACCTGCGGGCGCGCACCCTGTCCAACGCGCAGACCCGGCCGGGCCTGGTGCGAGCGCGGGATGTGAGCAGCATGGTGCCCACCGCGCGGTCGCAACGGGCGTGGGTGCTCGCGGAGCAGCCCGGTGGTTCCGGCTCCCAACTGCTCCTCGTGAGCCGGGAGGGAACGAAGACCACCTCGAGCCCGCTGCCCGGGGCGGTGCAGCGGCTCTTCTCCCACAAGGGGGGCAACTTCTTCTGGATGGTGTTCGCCCCGAGCCCGGGGGCCTCGGGTCCCTCGCTGAAGCTGGTGGGCGTCGATGATGGGAAGGTGGTGGGCCCGGGGGTGGAGGTGGAGGGGGCGCCCTCCCTGGTACACGCGCCGGACGAGCACGTCTGGGTCGTCGACGAGAAGCGTGTCTATGTCCTGGGTGACGGAGGCGCGGAGGTGGCACGCAGCGAGGATGGGCTCGGAGGTGCCCGGCTCCTGCCGCTCTCGGCACGGCAGGCGTGGGCGGTGACGCGCGATGGCGTCGTCCGGCTGCTCTCCGTGAAGGACGGGGTCATCACCGTGAGCACGTCGCGGAGCACGGGCCTGAGCGCTCCGCTGCCGAAGGCGTGGGACGCGCACGGTGGGTGGCTGCTCTCGGATGAGGGGACGCGGCTGCACCGGCTCGTGCTCGGGCCGGAGGGGCTCGAAGTCGAGCAGGTGCTCGAGGGCATGGGGATTGGCGACGTGCTCCCCATCCCGGGCAGCGGCCGCTTCTGGATCGCCGGCCTCCCGCGCGGCTACGTCTACGGGCCCGCCTCGGAGGTGCGGCGTGTGGCGGTGGGCTTCGCGGGCGGTGCCCGCATCGAGCGCGACGCGAGCGGGAGGGTCCAGGTGGTGGGCAGTCTCGAAGCCGGCGCGCCGCTGGAGTCGTTGGAGCTCGACTGGCCCGGGCTCGCCCAGGCGGCCGGGGCCGGACGCTCGCTGGAGCTCGAGCTGCGCGCGGAAGACGGAAGTGACGAGCTGGTGGGGCAGGGGCTCCGGCATCTCGCGGAACCCTCGGGTGTCCTCTTCCAGTGGAAGACGTCGCCGGGAAGCGCGGAGTCCCTCTACCGCGCCGTGGTGGCGCACGAGGTGGAGAATGGCACGCGCCTCACCGCCACCTTCGAGCACGTGCCCTTCGGCGTGCCGCTGCTCGAGCGGGTCTGGGTGCGCACCACACTCGCGTGCCTGGCGGTGACGCTGCTGCTCTTCCTGCCCATGCTGTTGCTGCGCCCCTCGGCCGCGCCGCGCCGGTGGCTGCCGCTCGTCGGCTACGTGGCCTCGCTGGTGGGCGCGGGCGGTGGCGAACTGCTGGGGCTGCTGGGCGGACTGCGCATCCACCTGCCCACCGTGGTGGCCGTGGTGTGCGCCGAGTTGGTGCTGTGCGCGGGCCTGGGGCTGCTGTCGCCGGCCGTGTTCCGCCGGCTCGTCTTCACCCATCCGTTCTCCTGGGCCGCCGCGCCGCTGTTGCGCTGGCCCGCCTTCCGGCGCCGCTTCTTCGCCGCCCATGTCCGGCAGGTGCGCCGCCGGGTGGACGTGGCCTCCGCCCAGGCCAACGGCGAGGTGTTCGTGGAGCTCTCCTCGCACGTCGTCGAGTACGCCGGGCCCGGAGTGAAGCCCTCGCCCTCGGAGCGCACCGCCGAGGAGCTGTGCCTGCTGCTCACGCGCGAGCGCGCGCACCTGCTCATCCAGTGCGCGGGAGGCCGGGGGAAGAGCGCGCTGCTGCGGCAGCTCGTCCGGCTGTCGCTGGAGCGCTTCGAGAAGCAGCCCTCCTCGCCGCTGCCCGTCTTCATCGACCCGGCGGCGGAGGACCTCGAGACGGCCGCGAAGGATGCGCTGCAGGACCTGGGGCTGCCGGAGGCGCTGCGGGACGCGCTGCTGGAGTCGGGGGACTTCTTCCTCGTGCTGGACGGCCTCACCGAGTCGAAGCTGGAGCCGGAGGCGCTGCGCCGCTACCTGGAGCGAGAGATGGGGCTGCACGCGCCGGTGTTGCTGTCGGCCCGGCCCAACGAGGCGTACCGGACGGCGATGTCCCACGCGCTGCGGTGGATGGGGGTGGAGCCGAAGCGGCTGGACGAGGCGGGGCTGGCGCGTTTCCAGGAGGCCTACCCGGGACCGGACGGGACGCCCTGGCCGCTCTCCGAGTCCTCCAGGCGCATCTGCCGGGGGCGCGCGGCGGACGGGACGTACGTGCCCATCCTCGTGCGGCTGGCGCTGCGCTTCGGCGGCAGTGACGTGGACAGCGTCATCAACCTCTACCGCGCCGTCTTCGCGGGGCTGCTGAAGAAGGATCCGGACGACGCGGCGACCTCGGAGCTGCTGTCGTTCGCCGAGGCGCTGTGCCTGGGCAGCTACTGGGAGCACCGCAGCCGGCTCATCGTCTTCCGGGACAGCCCGGACGAATTCAAGCTGCGGATGCTGCTGGACGCGGGGCTGCTGGTGTCCGCAGACGCGCGGCCCGGCCCGGTGCCCACGCACGTGCGCTTCTTCCACGACTCGATGCAGAGCTACCTCACGGCCCGGGCGCTGTACGCGCGCCATGCGTCGCGGGCGCACTGGGACTGCCTGTGGCGGGCGGCGGGCGAGCCGGGCTTCGCGCGCGAGCAGTCGGACCTGGTGACGGAGGCGGGCTCGGAGCTGTTCCAGATGTGCTCGTACGTCTTCGGGTACGACGCTCGGCTGAAGACCGAGTTGGTGCGGCACCTGGAGCTGTGCGCGGAGGCCAACGACGAGCGGCTCAACAAGGAGGGCATCCTGGCGGCCGTGCCGGAGGAACTGCGGCCGGAGCTGCGCAAGTCCGGCCGGGTGCTGTCGCCGGGCCTGCTGTTGAGCGAGGCCAGCCGCGTCTGCCGCGAGCACGTGGATGGCGAGGCGCTGTTCCTGCTCTACGCGCGCATCGCTCCGCTGGCCTGGCCCTGGAGGCCCGAGTCCGCGAGCGAGTCGGAGTCACGAAAGGACGCGGACGCCGCCTGAGCCTTCCCGGAACGGCTTCACCTGTTACAAGGGGTGGAGAGGAACCGAGGCTCCCATGGACTTTTCCGCACTCTCCCTTTCACCGCCGTTGCTCCAGGTCCTCGAGGAGCTCGACTTCCGGACCGCCACCCCCATCCAGGCCCAGAGCATTCCGGTGTTGCTGCGGGGCCAGGATCTCGTCGGCCAGGCACGCACGGGCAGCGGGAAGACCGCGGCCTTCGCGCTCCCCCTCCTGCAGAAGATCCAACTCCAGCAACGGCGGCTCCAGGCGCTCGTGCTCTGTCCGACGCGGGAGCTCTGCGCGCAGGTGGCGGGGGAGATCCGCCGGCTGGGCCGCAGACTGCCCGGGCTCCAGGTTCTCGTGCTCGCGGGGGGCCAGCCCGTCCGGCCCCAGGTGAACGCGCTCGAGAAGGGCGCCCACATCGCCGTCGGCACGCCCGGCCGCATCCTGGATCTCCTCGAGCGGCAGGCCCTCGAGACGAGCCGGCTCGCCACCGTGGTGCTCGACGAGGCCGATCGGATGCTCGACATGGGCTTCCGGGAGGACATGGAGCGCATCCTCCGCGAGACGCCTCCGACGCGGCAGACCGTGCTCTTCTCCGCGACGTTCCCCCCGGACATCGAGGCGCTGAGCCGGACCTTCCAGAAGGAGCCCGCGCGCGTGACGGTCGTGGAGGCCGAGGCGGCTCCCGACATCCAACAACTGCGTTACACGTGCGCGCCCGAGGAGAAGACGGCGCTCCTGCTGCGAATCCTGCGGCACTACCAGCCGGCCGCCGCCATCGTGTTCTGCAACCTCAAGGCGACGGTCGTCGAGCTGACGCGGGCGCTGGTTGCCGCCCGGGTGAGCGCGGACGGTCTCCAGGGAGACATGGAGCAGACCGAGCGCGACAACGTGATGGCGAAGTTCCGCAACCACAGCACCCGCGTCCTCATTGCGACGGACGTGGCGGGCCGAGGCATCGACGTCGAGGCGCTCGACGCCGTCATCAACTTCGATCTGCCCTCGCAGCCCGAGCCCTACGTGCACCGCATCGGCCGCACGGGGCGCGCGGGAAGGACGGGCCTGGCCATCTCGCTCGTCACGCCGCAGGACGAGCGCAAGGTGGAGGGCATCGAGCAGGCCACGGGTGTGAAGATGGCGCGCGCGAGCCCGGAGACACTGCCCCCCGCGGACCCGGCGGGCGGGGTGTCACTGGAGTCGGAGTGGGAGACGCTCTTCATCTCCGCGGGACGCAAGGACAAGATGCGCCCGGGAGACATTCTCGGGGCCCTCACGGGAGAGGCCGGCGGGCTGAAGGCCTCGGACATCGGGAAGATCGACATCCACGACCATCATGCCTACGTCGCCGTCTCCAGACGTATCGCGCGTGTGGCGTTCCAGTGTCTGCGCGAGGGCCGCATCAAGGGGCGCAAGTACCGCATCGAGCGGGTGCGGTAGCGCGGGCGGCTCACCGGCCCGCCGGGGGCCAGGATGTCTCCCCCATGAGCTCGGCACGCCACGCCCACCACGCCGGCGCAGCTTTTGCGCTCACGCGCAAGAAGGGTGATGCCTTCAGGGCGGCAGGGGCCTGCCCGCTACCGCCCGTCAGGCCCCGTGTCTCCCCTCACTGCGTGGTACAGGCGTCCTCACACACGCAACCGTTCGGGGTCCGCCAGCATTGGACCACGCAGGTACACGCCTGATCGAGGCAGTACCCCGGGCACGAGATGGCGGCCTCCGCCTCGCTCTGCGAAAGCCCTCCCACGAGGCCTCCGGTCACGATTCCCAGGACAAAGGCCAGCTTCACGATTGCTTTGTGCACAATGAGCTCCTTCAAGGGGGGGATTCAACGGTGCTGCGCTCGCGACGGTCCGCGTGGCGAGCATAGCCGGTTCACGAAACCTGTCGTGCACCCGTCGTGAATGGGAGGCAAGGGGTTGCCGTGAGTCCCCAAATGACTATCGATTGCGGTCTCGTGCCCGTCACCCTGCCTGCACATGCCGCCGCGGTGCTGCCCTTCTTCCGGCTCTCCCGCCGGGGTGTGCTGCCCACCGCCCTCATCGTCGGTGCCTGCGCGCCGGACCTCTCCTACATCTACGCGCTGCGCGAGGTGGGTGACTTCATCGCGCATGAGTTCCCTGGCTTCATCCTCTTCTGTGTCCCCGTGGGGCTCGCGGTGCTGCTGTGGCTGGAGGTGCTCATCCTCCCCGCGCTGCGGCTCGCCCTGCCCGAGGTGGGCGGTGTGCAGTGGGGCCGCTTCGTGCACACCCCGGGGCTCCCGCGCTCGCCGCTCGCCTGGTCGTTGACCGTCGCGGCCCTGGTGCTCGGCGCCGCCACCCACCTCCTCTGGGACGGTTTCACGCACCACCACATGTGGCCCGCGCGGGTGCTCTATCCGGACGTGGTCGTCCCCATCGGGAGCAGGGACCTGCCACTCTCCCGCGTCCTCCAGCACGTCTCCTCGCTGGTGGGCTCGCTCGGGGTATTCGCGTACATGGCGCGCCGCTACCGGCATCTGGAGCCCGTGCCGGGAGGCTCCTGGTCCTCGCTCCTCCGCGTGCTGCTGCCCACCGTCGCCGGGGCCTGCGTGGGACTCGCGCTGCGGCTGGTGCGCTACCAGGACATGGGCGCGCTGGAGGCCCAGCTCTGGTGGGCCTTCTGGCCCACGGCGACGGGGGCGCTCGCCGGGCTCACCCTGGGCTGCGGGCTCGTCCGGTGGCGCGAGTGGCGTGGCATGCCCGGGCTCGGCCGCGGCGCTCGAGCTCGCTCCGTCAGAACGCCCTGGCGTTCCGGGCCATGAGCTCGCGGAGGCCGCGCGACACGTCCACCCCGCTGTCGTTCAGATCATCGCCCACGGCTTGACACCATCCCGGCTCAACCGTGGGAGGGCGGTGCGGAGGGGCCGACGTGGGCCTCCTGCCGGGGCTGCTCGTTGTAGATGGAGAGCCGCAGCGTCAGCACGTAGGTGACGCCGCAGGCGAGCACGGCGGGCGGACCGTACTCGGAGCCGAAGACCTCCAGCACCAGGGCGATGGCGGCCAGCGGCACGCCCACCACCGCGACCAGCGCAGAGGCGATGCCCACCACCACGAAGAGGTGGACACTCAGCTCCAGGCCGGTGGCGGCGGCGAGCACCTGGGCGGTGGTCGCGCCGGACACGCCGCCGAGCACCATCGAGGGGATGAGCATTCCCGCCGAGCCGCCCGATTGGATGGTGAAGCCGGTGGTGAGCAGCTTGCCGACGACGATGAGCATCAGGAACCAGCCCTGCGACAGCGGGCCGGCATCTCCGGAGAGCAGCCGGGAGACGGTGTACTCGCCCATGCCCAGCACGTGCCGGGGATCCATTCCCACGGCGTAGAAGAGGCCCACGGCCACCACGGCGGTGAAGAGCGCGCCGGCGGCGCCGCGCAGCACCGGGGAGGCGCGCTTCACGAGCTGGCCCGTGTGCTTCATGGTCAGGCCGAAGGCGAGCGCCACGGGGGCGGAGATGGCCACGGCCACCAGCGCGGTGAGGCCGTACTCGGCCAGGGTGTAGGTGTGGCCGTGGGGCGGGGCCACGAAGATGGGGTGGAAGCCGAGGAAACGGTTGTTGAGGGCGTAGGCGATGATGGCGGCGAAGAGGCAGTAGGCCAGCTTCCTGTAGACGATGCGGTTGCCGTACACCACCTCGAGGGCGAAGAGCGCCGAGGCGAAGGGGGCGTTGAGCAGGGTACCCACCGCGGCGGCGATGCCGGCGAGCTGGCAGGTGCGCAGGGTGTGCTCCGAGCGCGCCCGCGTCACTCGCGCCAGGCCCGCGCCCAGCGACTCGCCCACCAGCACCACCGGGCCCTCCAGCCCTCCGGAGGCGCCAGTGCCCAGCGTCAGCAGGGTGGCCGCCGCCTTGCGGAAGGCGAGCCGGAAGGCGGGCAGTGAGTAGCGCGGGCGGGGATCGTCCGCCGTGTCCTTGTAGGTGATGTGGTAGTTGTTCAGGGCCACGTCCACGCCGTCCGAGGCCACCTCGCTCCAGCCGGAGCGCCGGTTGAGCAGCCCGCGCAGCAGCCCGCCCGCCACCAGCACGGACACCAGCACCAGCGGGGCCCACCAGACGTCCGCCTCGGCCACGAAGGCCAGCAGGCCATCGCTGGTGGCGTGGACGCCGTAGCGCAGGAGCGAGCACACGCCCCAGATGAAGACGGAGTTGAGGGCGACCCGCGCCACCGTGCGCGCGATGGTGTCCCACGAGTCATGGAGCGCTCGCTGCTCCTCGTCCAAGGGTTCCTGCCGCCGGGCCATGGGGGGAGGGTACCAGCCCTCCATCGGATTGATAAGGTTTCAGGTCAAACGACCTGCCTGCCTGCCCTGCAGGTCGGCTTCCACGTGCGCGCGGTCGGGCAGCACGCGATCGTCATTCACCCTCGCCAGGTGCGGCTCGGCTTCGTCGAAGATGGCGAACTCCAACAGGTGGCCATCGTCATGGAGCACCTTGAGCCCATGCGCCGTCTCGCGCACCTTCAGGACGATGCGCTCGCCATCGGGCAACCAGCTCAGGTCCTGGCGGAACGACTCCTGTGCTCCCGCGACGGTGATGATGAGGAAGTCATGGTCCGACCACGCGTCCGGCGTACGCCCGAGCTCGGCCATCGAGCCCAGCTTGCTCTGATGTATCCCAGCACCACCCCCTACGCGTCGTCGGATGCCCTGGCGGACTGGCTCTCGTTCAGCCCGGACAATCCTGTGACGACGGGTCCGGCTGCTGGCCCAGTGCCTTCTTCATGGCCTCAGCCCCCACCTCGATGAGCGGTGCGGCGACCCTCGCGAACTCGTCCGGAAGGAAGTCGGAAATCCATACCAACCGGCTGGTTCGTGGCCCCTCGGCGACGACCTGCATGGATGCATTGTGATGAGCAGGCGGTCCCCCGACGACCGCGTACGCGACACGCATGGCGGCGTCGTCGATCGTGACGATCCGTTCCTTCACGACCAACCCATTCGCGAACGTCACGAGCCGGGCGTCCCCTTCCATGCGGCAGTCCACGAGCACGCCCGGTGTCAGCCGCTCATGCGCCCGTCCCACGTCACGCAAGGCCTTCCAGACTTCCTCGGCGGGCGCGGGGATGACGATTTCCTTTCGAATCGTTCCCATCAGTCGACCGCCTTCGCGATGGGTCCGTGGTCCGCGACATTCTTCACCTTCAAACCGATGTGCTCGTACATGTTCCCTCCTGAAGAGAGGGGGTCACCGTACGAGCCCTGCCGCCAGCCGATCTTGGAGGATCTTGCGGTCACCTCGGGCCAGCCGACGGAAGCTCCGAGGCGACACGCCCGCGGCGCGGTGGAACGACCGCGTGAAGTTGGAGAGATCTCCGAACCCCACGTCATAGGCCACCGTGCTGATCGCCTCGTCACCCTGGGCCAGCAGCCACGCGGCCTCTCGCAGTCGCAGGTGCACCAGATACTGGTGGGGCGTCACGCCGAGCACGGCCGAGAACAGCCTGAGAAAGTGGAAGGGGCTCAGACCGACCTGTCTCGCCACCGCGGCCAGATCGATCTCCTCACGGCTGTGGGCGTCGAGCCACAGCGCCGCATGGACGGCCCTTCGGCGGTCGCGAGCGTCGACCTCCAGCGCCCGTCCGCGCTCCCCTGTTACGGCACGGATGAAGGTCGCCGCATAGAGGATGCCGGCCTCGTCTACACCGACGTCGCTCCCGCCCGTCGCCGCCGCCTGGGCCAACTCTCCCGCCACGGCCAGCTCGCGAATGGGCGGAACGCCGCGCGTGCTCCACAGGTCCGACGGGCCACCCAACGCATCGAGGAGCTCCGGCGTCAGCCGGAAGCAAAGGCATTCATCGCCGCAAGTCGTGTGGTCGTGCGTGCAGACGTAATCGTCGCCCGCGCGGCCTACGACGGTGGAGCCCGCCACCATGTCGCGGACCCGCCGGCCGACCCGGTACCCGAAACTGCCCGTGCGCACGTAGGAGATGCTCGTGCTCTCATGCAGCTCGGTGAAAGGCGCCGCCGAGGTGCCGGCTTCGCACTTGTAGGCCACGACCGTGAGCTGGCCCGTCTTCAGGATTGTCTGTACGGCCATGGGAAGGACGAGGCTACCCGATGACCCGGGGCCGAACCTGGACATTCTTGCCAGGCCGAGGCCGGTGCGGACTGGTACTGCGAGCATTGCGGTCAGTGCCGGTGGACGAAGCGACCGTTGTCTTCCGTCACGGCCAATTCTCTGGCGTGGAATGATGGGATGCCAGTGCACCCCCTCTTCGCCCATCCTTCCAGCCGCTGGAGCCTCCTCGTCACCCCCGCGCCCGCGGTCGTGGTTGGCGTCTATGTGATGCTCCGGCACGGCGTGTCACCCGCCGTCATCGGGCTCCAGGCCGCGGCCGCGATCCTCGCGGGGTGGGGCGGCGCGCGGGTTGCCCGCCTGCCGCGAGACAAGGTGCTTGCGTGGGCCCCCGCACTTGCCGCTGGTGGGCTCCTCTGTGGCTTCTTGACACTCGTGTCTCCCGGCCTCGATGGCGTTCATCGCTGGTGGGTGTTGGGGCCCCTCCGGTTGCATGCGTCGTCGCTCCTCGCCCCCCTCGTCCTTCTCGGGACCGCTGTCCTGTTCGAGGCAGGGCGGCCCCTTGCCGCGGCAGGCGTTGTCCTCTTGATGCAGGCGCTCCACCTCGTTCAGCCAGATGCTGCCCAGGCGACCGCATTGGGAGCCGCCTCGCTGGTGCTCCTCACCCTCTCTCCCGGAGCGCCGCTGCTGCGCTGGGGGTTGGGCTCGGTGGTGCTGCTGTCCACCGCGCTCGCCTGGAGGCGCCCGGACCCGCTGCTCCCCGTGCCGCACGTGGAGGGCATCGTTCGGCTCGCGACCGAAGCCGGCATGCTCTGGGGCGTCGCGGCCCTCGCGTCGCTGGCGGTCATCCCGCTGGGACTGGCCCTCGTGGGCGTGAGTGGGTGGCGCCGTTCCTCCCCGCTGGCGTGGCGGGTGACCGTCAGTCTCGCGATGTACCTCGGGCTTCAGGTTCTTACCCCCGCTTTCGGTCATTTCCCCGTACCAGTCCTCGGCTTCGGCGTCTCCCCTCTCATCGGCACCTGGCTGTCGCTGGGTATCGTGGGCGTATTACGCGATTAACTCCGCACGTCCACCGGGTTGCTCTGCGCCAGGTTCGGCTGGGAAGAGGCTCGCGAGATGCTCGCGGTCGCCGAGGCGTGGGCGATGGGAGGGGCTGGGGCCGGCGGCTGGCTCAAACTGCGGCGCTTGCGCTCGCAGGTGAAACACTGGATGTGCTGCACTTCTCCCAGGAACTGCTGCGACACAAGCGTACCTATGCCCAGGCGAAGCTGCCGCTCGTGCACCGCGGAACGCCCCCCTGAGTGCGAACACTACGAGTCGTCTGACACCCTGACGGTGCTCAACTGCGAAGCGATGCTCTCTCGTGCGCTCTTGCGTGCGGCCTCGAGCACCTGGCGCTTCGCGCTGTCCGTCGCGAGTCCACGCGCGATCATCACCGCCCCGACGCACTGGTTGAGGAGCGCGAAGGCGACCGATGTGTCGCCCACCTTCTCCGAGAGGACGGCCAACAGCTCCGAAAGCGCGCGCTCGAACACCTCCTTCGTCTCGGCCGGAGCGCGGCCAATCTCCGAGGCCAGTGTCGGCAGCACGCATCCCGACTCCGGATGCCGCACATGAGCGAGGCTGAGGTAGGTGTCGATGGCGAGGAGCAACTGCTCTTCGTTGCGCGGCTCGATGGTGGAGAAGCGGCTGCGCGTCGCCTCGAGCTCCGTCTCGACGATGGCGGACAGCAACTCTCCCTTGCCTTCGAAGTGCCGGTAGAACGCGCCGCTGGTGAGCCCTGCCGCGCTCGCGA contains:
- the dbpA gene encoding ATP-dependent RNA helicase DbpA, coding for MDFSALSLSPPLLQVLEELDFRTATPIQAQSIPVLLRGQDLVGQARTGSGKTAAFALPLLQKIQLQQRRLQALVLCPTRELCAQVAGEIRRLGRRLPGLQVLVLAGGQPVRPQVNALEKGAHIAVGTPGRILDLLERQALETSRLATVVLDEADRMLDMGFREDMERILRETPPTRQTVLFSATFPPDIEALSRTFQKEPARVTVVEAEAAPDIQQLRYTCAPEEKTALLLRILRHYQPAAAIVFCNLKATVVELTRALVAARVSADGLQGDMEQTERDNVMAKFRNHSTRVLIATDVAGRGIDVEALDAVINFDLPSQPEPYVHRIGRTGRAGRTGLAISLVTPQDERKVEGIEQATGVKMARASPETLPPADPAGGVSLESEWETLFISAGRKDKMRPGDILGALTGEAGGLKASDIGKIDIHDHHAYVAVSRRIARVAFQCLREGRIKGRKYRIERVR
- a CDS encoding DUF4184 family protein, whose product is MTIDCGLVPVTLPAHAAAVLPFFRLSRRGVLPTALIVGACAPDLSYIYALREVGDFIAHEFPGFILFCVPVGLAVLLWLEVLILPALRLALPEVGGVQWGRFVHTPGLPRSPLAWSLTVAALVLGAATHLLWDGFTHHHMWPARVLYPDVVVPIGSRDLPLSRVLQHVSSLVGSLGVFAYMARRYRHLEPVPGGSWSSLLRVLLPTVAGACVGLALRLVRYQDMGALEAQLWWAFWPTATGALAGLTLGCGLVRWREWRGMPGLGRGARARSVRTPWRSGP
- a CDS encoding chloride channel protein; translated protein: MDEEQRALHDSWDTIARTVARVALNSVFIWGVCSLLRYGVHATSDGLLAFVAEADVWWAPLVLVSVLVAGGLLRGLLNRRSGWSEVASDGVDVALNNYHITYKDTADDPRPRYSLPAFRLAFRKAAATLLTLGTGASGGLEGPVVLVGESLGAGLARVTRARSEHTLRTCQLAGIAAAVGTLLNAPFASALFALEVVYGNRIVYRKLAYCLFAAIIAYALNNRFLGFHPIFVAPPHGHTYTLAEYGLTALVAVAISAPVALAFGLTMKHTGQLVKRASPVLRGAAGALFTAVVAVGLFYAVGMDPRHVLGMGEYTVSRLLSGDAGPLSQGWFLMLIVVGKLLTTGFTIQSGGSAGMLIPSMVLGGVSGATTAQVLAAATGLELSVHLFVVVGIASALVAVVGVPLAAIALVLEVFGSEYGPPAVLACGVTYVLTLRLSIYNEQPRQEAHVGPSAPPSHG
- a CDS encoding SRPBCC family protein, giving the protein MGTIRKEIVIPAPAEEVWKALRDVGRAHERLTPGVLVDCRMEGDARLVTFANGLVVKERIVTIDDAAMRVAYAVVGGPPAHHNASMQVVAEGPRTSRLVWISDFLPDEFARVAAPLIEVGAEAMKKALGQQPDPSSQDCPG
- a CDS encoding helix-turn-helix transcriptional regulator, producing the protein MAVQTILKTGQLTVVAYKCEAGTSAAPFTELHESTSISYVRTGSFGYRVGRRVRDMVAGSTVVGRAGDDYVCTHDHTTCGDECLCFRLTPELLDALGGPSDLWSTRGVPPIRELAVAGELAQAAATGGSDVGVDEAGILYAATFIRAVTGERGRALEVDARDRRRAVHAALWLDAHSREEIDLAAVARQVGLSPFHFLRLFSAVLGVTPHQYLVHLRLREAAWLLAQGDEAISTVAYDVGFGDLSNFTRSFHRAAGVSPRSFRRLARGDRKILQDRLAAGLVR
- a CDS encoding TetR/AcrR family transcriptional regulator; the protein is MRASASLAKQQGFAGSGVDALASAAGLTSGAFYRHFEGKGELLSAIVETELEATRSRFSTIEPRNEEQLLLAIDTYLSLAHVRHPESGCVLPTLASEIGRAPAETKEVFERALSELLAVLSEKVGDTSVAFALLNQCVGAVMIARGLATDSAKRQVLEAARKSARESIASQLSTVRVSDDS